A region of the Polynucleobacter asymbioticus genome:
ATCTTGCCCCGGAGAATATTGAGGTGATTAAAAAGGCAATGCTTGAAGTGAACATCTCCGGAACATCTGCATCCGTATTTAAAGGTGCTGGATATCAAGCGGGCGGTAAAACAGGAACGGCTCAAGTCTTTAGCTTAAATTCAAAAGAGTACAACCATGGATCAACCGCAGAATTTTTAAGAGATCATGCTTTATATGTTGCGTTTGCTCCCATAGATAAGCCAACTATTGTGATTGCTTTAGTTGTAGAGAATGCAGGATTCGGAGCACAGCATGCTGCGCCGATTGCACGTAAAGCACTTGATTTTTATCTTGAAGGTAAATGGCCCAAGGAGATTCCTGAATGGAAAAGAGCGCCATAGGAAAAGCGAAAAAAATATTTCTGAGTATTTTTAGCGGGCTTGATCGCCAGCTAGGCCTTATTTTACTTGGCTTAGCGGGAATTGGATTTATCATATTTTTATCTGCAAGTCAGAATACGCCTGTTCGTTTTGAAGATGAACTGCGTAACCTTGCTCTTTCATTTGCAGTGATGTGGGTCGTTTCACGTATTCCACCAAAATGGTTGGAGATGGCTGCAGTCTGGATTTATGGAATTGGGGTTGCACTACTCATTGCTGTTGCTGTGTTTGGATTGATTAAAAAAGGTGCGAGGCGTTGGCTTAACATTGGTTTTGTAATTCAGCCTTCCGAGATCATGAAAATTGCAATGCCACTCATGCTGGCCTGGTATTTTCAGAAGCGTGAAGGTATACAAAAATCTTGGGACTATGGAGTAGCAGCAATCATTCTTGCGATTCCGGTATTCCTGATTGCGCGTCAGCCCGACCTAGGCACAGCGCTCTTAGTTTTCGCTGCGGGTATGTATGTGATTATTTTGGCGGGACTCCCATGGAAATGGATTCTGCCATTTATTGGCCTCGGTGCTTTTGGCATTATCTTGATTATTATTTTTGGCAGCACTATTTGCGCACATGATGTTGTTTGGCCCTTCGTTCATAACTACCAAAAACATCGCGTCTGTACTTTGCTTGATCCCAGTAGCGACCCTCTTGGTAAAGGCTTTCATACTATTCAATCCATGATTGCAATTGGCTCTGGTGGATTTTTTGGTAAAGGTTGGTTTCAGGGTACGCAAGCGCATCTGGAATTTATTCCAGAAAAGCATACCGACTTCGTCTTTGCTGTTTTCTCTGAAGAATTTGGTTTGCTAGGCAACCTCGTCTTACTTGCTCTATTCTTTGCGCTGGTTAAAAGAGGTCTAGCCATCTCCGCTAGCGCACCTAATCTTTTTACCCGCTTACTTGGCGCATCAGTGACGATGATTTTCTTTACCTACGCCTTTGTCAACATTGGCATGGTCAGTGGCCTATTACCAGTTGTGGGCGTTCCATTACCTTTTATTAGCTATGGAGGCACCGCTCTAGTCACACTGGGTTTTGGTGCTGGAATTTTGATGAGCATCCATCGTCATCGACGTCTAGTGCAGAGTTAGAAATTTGGCAGCGGCATTCGCAAGCCTGCTGCCTAAATAGTGAAAATAAAAAAGCCCGGCATGCCGGGCTTTTTCATCAACAATGCAAGAATTACTTCTTACGCTTGTTAACTGAATCTTTAAATGCCTTACCAGCAGAAAACTTAACAGTTTTAGCAGCAGCAATTTTGAGTGGCTCGCCAGTTTTTGGGTTACGGCCCATACGTGCAGCGCGCTTACCAGAAGCAAAAGTACCGAAACCGATCAGTTGTACTGAGTCGCCTTTAGTAACAGCTTTAATGATTTGCTCAATAGCAGAATTCAATGCAAATTCAGCTTTGGCTTTTGAGATCTCAGCGTCGTCAGCAATCGCTGCGATTAGTTCTGCTTTGTTCAAGTGAAGCTCCTTATAGATATTGATATCAGCGCACCTTGCGCTTACATGATTTTAACCACAAAAAATTACAAAAATAAAGCTGCATCACAGCAAATTTTTTTATAACTACTTTTTACTCTTCTATAACAGTCACATCTGATACAAAATACTCGGTATCGCCGAAACAACTTGTAGGCAATCCGATGTGCTGATCATATTTCAGGGCAACTTTTTTACCCAAATTAGCATTGATTTTTTGCGCCACAGCATCTTCGCGCACTGTAAAGAGGAATTTTTCTGACATAGTTCCCGGCATAGAAACCATGGCTAATTCACCTTCCCAGGTTTTACATACGTAGCCGCGATTGGAAAACTTCTGGACATAGCCTGCGCGCTCACCACTGCCATAGCTCCAATTAAGCATAATCCAGGTATAGGCCGCCAAACCAGCTAAGCCAATCAATACAAGGCTTAAAAGCCATTTTATGAATCCATTCATGTGATTTTCCTTAACAAATCCCCCATGCAGCCCTAATTAGGTGCATGACCTGTAAGCCAGTTTTGACCCCAATCAACATTTGAGCATATTCATTACAAAAATAGGGATGAAATAGCGGTCCATACAAATTAAAATATTAGTGTTAACGCTAATTGGTAAATTCCATGGAACTTCGTCACTTTATCTTTCTGATTTTTGTTGTCTCGGCTATTTATGTCTATTTCAGAGGGAATGTTCGATTTGGTGTGGTGCGCTCTCTAACGGATTACCAAGTACTTTTAGCGCCAATCAATAGCCTGCTGTACTTATTTTCGAAAACTAAGGCTGGGGCATTTATTCCAGTTGCTGATTTTCCTGAAATGAAGCCCCTTCAAGATAATTGGCAAATGATTCGTGATGAGGCCCTCGCCTTAAATGCAGATGGCGCAATTGCTGCCGCTACGGGATACAACGATATTGGGTTCAACTCCTTTTTCCGCACAGGCTGGAAACGATTTCACCTCTATTGGTATGGGAAAGAATTGCCATCAGCACAGCTCAATTGCCCCAAAACCGTTGCGCTCCTGAAATCCATCCCCTCGATCAAGGCGGCAATGTTTGCCTCCTTACCCCCTGGAGCAACGCTAGTACGCCACAGAGACCCCTACGCTGGCTCACTGCGCTATCACATTGGCCTTGTCACCCCGAACGATCCAAAATGCTTTATCGATGTGGATGGAGAGCGCTACTACTGGAAAGATGGTGAGCCCGTGATGTTTGATGAAACCTATATCCACTTTGCTGCCAATGAAACTGATCACCAGCGCATTGTCTTGTTTTGTGATGTCGAACGGCCTGTTCACACTAAATTGGTGCAACTATTAAATCGCTGGTTTGGTCGCTACGTAATGAGTGCAGCCTCCTCCCAAAACGTTGAGGGGGAGAAGGTGGGGCTCGTCAACATTCTCTTTAAATACTTTTATCACCTTAGAGCGCAAGCTAAAAAGCTGAAAGCAAAGCATCGCGGCGTTTATTACATTGGGAAGTGGGTGCTCATTTTAGGGATTTTGTGGGCAATTTTTTGGTAAGCCTTAGGGGCTCAGCACTTCAATAATTTGCTCTGGGGTAATTGAACCCCAGATCTCCACCCTTTTAATGCGGCTACTTTGCCCAGATAAGAGTTGAATTTGTTTTTGTGGCACTCTCAACTGCTTGGAAAGCCATGATAAAAGCATCTCATTTGCCTTATTTTCCTGGGCAGGAGCCTGTAGCGATATCTTTAGGCAGCCGTCATGAAGTCCAACCACTTTGGTCAGCTTTGCGCCCGGCTGGCAATGCAAATTGAGGACAATGCCAGTGGGGGTTTGTTTTAACCAAATAGGCATCATTAAAGTACTTTAAACTCAAATCATGATTATGAAGAACTCCAACGCCTTAGACCAGCTATTTGCCAATAACCGCGAGTGGGCAGAAGCCATGATCGCCAAAGATGCTAATTTTTTTAAGCGTCTAGTCTCACAACAGGCACCAGAATATCTTTGGATTGGTTGCTCGGATAGTCGTGTACCTGCAAACGATATTGTTAATCTGCTACCAGGCGAGCTCTTTGTTCATCGCAACGTTGCGAACGTCGTCGTTCACACTGATTTGAACTGTTTATCTGTGATTCAATTTGCAATCGACCTTTTAAAGGTCAAACACATTTTGGTAGTTGGTCACTACGGCTGCTCTGGCGTGCATGCTGCGCTTACTGATAAACGAGTTGGACTTGCTGATAATTGGTTGCGTCATGTCAAGGATGTGCATCAAAAGCATGAACGTTATCTCGGCGAAGTCATCCCCAGCCCAAAACGTCAAGATCGCTTATGCGAGCTTAATGTCATTGAGCAAGTAGTCAATGTTTGTGAAACCACCATCGTTCAAGATGCGTGGGCGAGAGGGCAGGATCTCACTGTGCATGGGTGGGCCTATCGCCTTGAGACCGGCTTAGTAAATGATTTAGGCATGTCTATTAGCTCCACCGAAGAAATGCATGTGCGTTACGCCAAATCCTTATCTCGCTACGATGCCGAATAAATTTAGTTTTGTTTAAAAACTTTTCAAACTATTCTGGGGTGGCACTCCTCAGATTTCTAGTATCGCTACCATACAAAACCCTAGTCTCTATTGGCTATGGCTTAGGTTTTTTGGCGGCGCACATTCCTAGCGATCGTAATCGGGTGGTTCAAAAAAATTTAGAGCTGTGCTTCCCTGAGCTGAATGATCAGGAAATTGATCGACTCAGAAAACAGCATTGGCGACTACTAGGTCGCAGCCTGGTAGAGAAAAGTATTATTTGGCTTGGGAGTAAAAAACAGCTTGCCGACATGATTGAGGTTCAGTCGGAAGTTGATCTCAATGATCGGCAACCACGCATCTTAGTAAACATGCATTTTATTGGTATCGAGGGCAGCATTATTTTAAGTGCGCTTGCAAAAGATAAAGGCTGGCCTCGCACCTCTGGATTTTTCCAAAGAATGAAAAGCCCCTTTTTCAATAAAAAAATTGTTGAGTGGCGTAATCGTTTTGGCGGAAACTCGATTGATCGCCAGGGAAACTCGCTTGAGTTGATTCGAGAAATCCGCAAGGGCAGTTTTATTATCATCGCGCCCGATATTGATCTGGGCCTGAAAGACTCTGCCTTCGTTCCCTTCTTTAATATTCAAACAAATACAATCACTGCTGTATCGCGTCTTGCCAAGATTACGGGAGCACAAGTCTGCATGATGGTCACCACTTTAAAAAAGAATGAGGCTGGCTACATTTGTACTATTAGAAAGCCTCTTGAGAATTTTCCAACTGATAATCCTGAAGCTGACACCGCAAGGCTAAATCAAATTTTTGAACAAGAAATACGACTGAGACCCGCCGAATACTACTGGGTTCATAAGCGTTTTAAAAATAGGCCATTTAACGAAGCCAGCCCCTATTAAGCCTTCTGCTGGACGCGCTTTTGTCCTATCATTAAAGGATGACTGAACGCATTGGGCTATTTGCCGATCTACATAGTAATTTAGAAGCTTTTGATGCCTGTATGGAGCAGGCAAAAGAGTTGGGTGTAAGCCGCATGGTTTTCTTAGGAGATATTGTTGGCTACAACGCAGATCCCGGCGCTCTGATTGATCGTATTGGGGAATTGGTTGCTGATAAAAAAGCAATTGCGGTACTAGGCAATCATGATCAAGCAGTATTTGAAGACCACCGCCACCAAATGAATGCCAGTGCAAATGCAGCAATCGAGTGGACCAAGGCACAGCTGAATTCCACTCAAGTTCAATTCCTGAAAGATTTGCCGCTCATCGTTCAAGAGGAGGCGATGTGTTTTGTTCATGCATCAGCTCACAATCCCGCAGACTGGAATTACATTACTGACAGCATGAGTGCGTGGCGTTGCGTTCAAAGCTCAGGCAAGACATACACTTTTGTTGGTCACGCGCATGAGCAAGCCCTGTTCTATCAAAGCGCCGTTGGTAAGCTCATTCGTTTTTCACCACATCCTGGCGATGAAATTCCTGTCATGAACCATCGCCAATGGGTTAGCGTAGTGGGTTCGCTTGGTCAGCCACGAGATGGAAATCCTGAGGCTTGCTTTGCTGTCTTCGAGCCAGCGTTAGAGGCGCTTACTTTTCACCGCACTCCCTATGATCAATTCACCGCTGCAGACAAAGTTCGTCGCGCTGGATTGCCCGAAGACCTTGCTAACCGCCTCATTACTGGAAAATAATTTTCCTATGTCGATCAATACTGATATTGAAGCGGTTGATGATATTTTCCAGGAAGGCAAAGTTGTTGATGGATTTGTACTAGGTCCCGAGGTTCATCGCGGTGGTATGGCCAGCCTATACTCCGCAACTAAAGAAGGCGTCGATGTTCCTATTCTTCTGAAGATTCCTAGGGTGGGTCGCGATCAACCGGTAGAAAGTCTAATTGGCTTTGAGACTGAGCTCACGATTTTGCGCTCACTAAAGAGCCCCTATGTCCCCAAGTATCTCGGCTCCGGCAATATGGCAACCCGTCCCTATATTGCAATGGAAAGAGTGGAAGGTAGGCCACTTGAGGATCTCATCAAAGAAGGTAAGGTTTTTACGATTGATGAGGTTGTACAGATTGGCGCGGACCTAGCACAAGCAGTGCAGTCCTTGCACGCACAAGACGCCATCCATTTAGATATCAAACCAGAAAATATTTTGATTGATGAAAAAGGCAAGCTCACCATAATTGATTTTGGCTTATCTCATCATGCACGCTTCCCTGACTTACTTGTAGAAGAAATGCGCAAGGGAATCGGTTCGGCTCCATATATTGCACCAGAGCAAGTGATGGGTATTCGCTCAGATTACCGTAGCGATATTTTTTCTATTGGCGTCATCCTGTATGAGCTGTTAACGGGAGAGCTCCCGTTTGGTAACCCGCAGAGCATGAGTGGTTTACGCAAAAGAATGTGGGCGCAAGCTTTTCCTCCGCGTGCAATCCGCAAAGAGATCCCACGCTGGTTACAAGAAGTTGTTTTACGCTGTCTAGAACCACGCGCAGCAGATCGTTACCAAAGCGCTGCACGTCTGCGTCAAGTGCTACGCGATCATGAGAGCGTCACTTTGACTGAGCGCGCAGATCGCGTTGACCCTCTGAGCTTTTGGGAAAATCTCAAGCGCATGTTCCGTGCGGCGGGCTACGAGCCCTCTCCCAGCCCACGCCCTAGCGTCGGAAATTACGATGCACCTCTCATGATTGCTGCGATTGACACACGCCAATCGGATGAGAGCTTGCGTGATCGAATGCAAACAACTGCAAAGAATTTATTTCTAGCCTATCCCGAAAGTCGCCTTGTATGTATTAGCACCATTGCTAGCACACCCACTTTTGAAGGCAATCAAGAAAGCGAAACAGCTAGCGGTATTGTGCGCGGGCATCTCGTACAACTCATGGAGTGGGCGAAGCCTTTGAAGCTGCCCCCAGAACGGATTTCCTATCACGTACTGGAGGCGCTTGATCCAGCTAGCCGCATTGTAGAATTTGCCAAGGACAACGATGCCTCGCTGATCTTGATTGGCGCCTCTCATAAACTACCCAATAAAGTCACGCCATGGCGCACCTCAATGACAAAGATTGTTGAGGAAGCCCCGTGTAGCGTTCATATTGTCAGGACCTAGAGCTTAATCTGGCCTGGGTGACAATTAGTGCATCTTGTCTTGCTTACGATCCAAAATCACTTCGGGCTCCTGAGCCTCAATCCAACTATCACGATTTAGTGCAGCTGTTAATTGCTGCTGATTTAACTCACCGGTCCAGCGAGCTACAACAATAGTTGCCACACCGTTACCAACTAAATTAGTTAGTGCGCGAGCCTCAGACATAAAGCGATCGATACCCAAGATAATGGCAAGGCCTGCAACAGGCACATTTCCTACCGCAGACAAGGTTGCTGCCAAGACAATAAAGCCACTACCAGTAATGCCTGCAGCCCCCTTGGAGGTCAGAAGCAAAACTAGCAATAAGGTAATTTGCTGCGTAATAGTCATTGGCGTGTCTGTAGCTTGCGCAATAAATACCGCTGCCATTGTTAAGTAAATAGAGGTGCCATCAAGATTGAATGAATATCCCGTTGGGATGACTAAACCGACGCAGCTTTTCTTGGCGCCTAGCAACTCCATTTTCTCCATCATGCGCGGCAAAACCGACTCCGATGAGGATGTTCCTAAAACAATGAGCAACTCTTCTTTGATATAGCGTACAAATTTAAAAATGTTAAATCCATTGAAGCGCGCAATGATTCCAAGAACAACAAAGACAAAAAGTAAGCAGGTGATATAAAACGCGCCCATCAGCTTGCCCAATGAAAATAAAGAGCCCACTCCATATTTTCCAATCGTGAATGCCATTGCACCAAAAGCACCAACAGGGGCAAATTTCATGACGATGCCAATAATGTCAAAAAGAACATGGGAGGTTTTTTCGATCAAGTCAAATACCATCGTTCCCCTGCCGCCAAATTTATGCAATGCAAACCCAAATAAAACGGCAACAAAAAGCACCTGCAAAATTTCTCCTTTTGCAAAAGCATCGACTACTGTATTGGGAATAATGTTTAACAAGAATTCAGTGGTCGTGGCCATCTTGTCTGGACCCGTATAGGCAGCAATAGCCTTGGTATCCAAGCTGGCAGGATCAATATGCATGCCCGAACCCGGCTGGAGGACATTGACTACGATTAAGCCAACCATCAGCGCGATGGTACTAACAACCTCAAAATAGAGCAGGGCTAAGCCACCCGTCTTGCCGACCTTCTTCATATCTTCCATGCCGGCAATACCCAACACAACCGTGCAAAAGATAATGGGGGCAATCAGCATTTTGATGCCCTTGATGAAGGCATCACCAAATGGCTTCATCTCTACACTCAAGGATGGGTATAGGTGGCCTAACAATACACCCACTACAACCGCTACAAGCACCTGAAAGTAAAGGATTTTATAAATTGGAGGCTTTTTTAGTGTGGGTGTCAATTGAACTTCCTTTGCATAATGGATAGCACCGTCCGAATAGGGCATCTAAACCCAATAATACCCTCCGGCAAAATGATGAAATTGTCAGCTTGCCCGATAATGCAATCATGGAAGAAAAAATACGCGTATCCAAGCTGCTCTCTGAGCTAGGTCTATGCTCCCGTCGTGAAGCAGACTCTTATATTGAACAAGGTTTGGTCACCGTCGATGGTGAGGTGGTCAATGAACTAGGATCCCGAGCTTTTCGTCACCAAAAGATTGAGCTCCAGTCTGGCGCCAAGGCGCAACAAGCATCTCGAGTTACAGTTATTTTGAATAAACCAGTTGGCTTTATCTCTCACTTTGATGATGAGCAAGAGTATCAGCCCGCAGCCTCTCTCATTACTCCCGATAACTACTTTGCTAGCCCACTCGATAAAGGTCGTAATCCACGCTTTAATACCCGTGGCCTAGCGCCCGCTGGTCGCCTCGATATTGATTCGACTGGCATGCTGGTATTAACTCAAGATGGTCGTATTGCAAAACTGCTAATTGGCGAAAACAGTCCCATTGAAAAAGAATATTTGGTCCGAGTCGAAGGTGCGCTCTCTTTTGAAGATTTGGATAGACTAAAACATGGCCTGGAGTTAGATGGCGTTGTTTTGAAACCGGCTCAAGTTAGTTGGCAAAACGAAGATCAACTTCGCTTTGTTTTACGAGAGGGTCGTAAGCGTCAAATCCGTCGTATGTGCGAGATGGTTGGCCTCAGGGTGTTAGGTCTTAAGCGCGTCCGTATGGGTAGAATTTCGCTGGGCGCCTTACCCCCCGGAAAGTGGCGCTTTGTTAGGCCCGAAGAGCAATTCTAAGAAGCTGCGCCCGCTTATAATTCTGTCAATTAGATTAAGCGCAGAATTACCATCGATACCATCACCTCCAGCACTCCCGGCGCAGAAGTTTTAAGACGCCGCAGCTTTGCCATCATCTCTCACCCAGACGCTGGCAAGACCACACTTACCGAAAAACTCCTTCTGTACGCAGGGGCGATTCAGATTGCAGGTAGTGTAAAAGCCCGTAAAGCTAGTCGACATGCAACATCCGACTGGATGGAAATTGAAAAACAACGTGGTATTTCCGTGGCTAGCTCCGTAATGCAAATGGAGTATCGCGATTGCATTATTAATCTTTTAGATACACCAGGACACCAAGATTTCTCTGAAGATACCTATCGCGTATTAACTGCCGTAGACTCCGCGCTCATGGTCATTGATGCTGCCAATGGTGTTGAATCACAAACCTTACGCCTGCTTGAAGTCTGTCGCGCACGCAACACACCGATCGTCACTTTCATCAACAAAATGGATCGTGAAGTAAAGCCGCCCATGGAGTTGATGGACGAGATTGAAACTGCGCTCGGCATTGAGGTAGTTCCCTTTACTTGGCCAGTAGGCATGGGTAAATCATTTGCCGGCGTCATTGATATTGCCAACTCCCACATGCGCATGTTCAAGGCTGGCGAAGATCGTGTCACTGAAAATTCTCATGCGATTGTTGATGTCAACGATCCGGCCTTAAAAGAGCGCTTAGGCACTGATCTTGAAAATGCACTTGCCGAAGTCGACCTGATTAAAAATGCAATGCCTGCTTTTAATAAAGAAGCCTTTTTGGCAGGCCGTCAGTCACCGGTATTCTTTGGCTCAGCGATTAATAATTTTGGTGTGCGTGAAATTCTCAACACCTTAGTAGAGCTCGCACCATCACCAGGATCACGCAAAGCATTGCAACGGGAAGTTAGCCCAGCCGAGAATAAATTTTCTGCAGTGGTGTTTAAGATCCAGGCCAATATGGATCCAGCCCACCGAGATCGTGTTGCCTTCTTGCGTATTTGCTCGGGGCACTTTCAGCGCGGTATGAAACTGAAGATTTGTCGCAATGGCAAAGAAGTGCGTACCAACAATGCGCTGTCTTTCTTGTCACAACGCCGCGATATTTTGGATGAAGCCTTCCCTGGCGACATTATTGGATTGCCAAACCACGGGCTTCTTCGACTGGGCGATACGCTCACCGAGGGAGAGCAATTGCAATTTACAGGACTGCCATTTTTTGCGCCTGAGATTTTCCGCATGGTGGAGTCTGCTGATCCATTGCGCTCAAAACAATTACGCACGGGCTTAATGCAGCTTGGCGAAGAAGGCGCGATTCAGGTGTTCCGCCCTATGACTGGCGGCACGATGCTGCTCGGTGCATTTGGGCAGTTACAGTTTGAAGTGGTCAGTCATCGCCTGCAAACTGAATATGGTGCAGAAGTGCGTTTATTGCCCGCCCGCTACAACCTAGCCCGCTGGGTCAGCTCAGATGATCCTGTGGCACTGAAGAAATTCATTCAAGAAAATATTCACCGTATGGCCGAGGATGTTGTGGGAGCCTCAGTATTTTTGGCCAGCCATAAATCTGAATTAGATGTTGCTCAACAACGCTGGGAATCCATTCAATTCCACGCGCTTAGAGAGCATGCAGGTCTTATCTACCAATCTGACCTCGCTGGTTAAATCTAGCGTGGGCTTGATTGCGGCCAATTGCAATCAAATACTGTAACTAACTGAGTGTCACTCTTTCTAAAAGAGGCAGTCTTGCCATATTGAGCACAATAGGCATTAGCCTTTGATGTAAGTGAGGCAATAGACTCGCCATCGCTATTCAAAAAAGTAACGTGATTTGAGTCTGAGGCATCGGTATAAACTGCGGCGCAAGCACTCAAGCCAACAATACTCAGCAAAACAATATATTTAAGATGCTTCATTTTTAATCCTCTTGACTAAGCGGGCAGTGAGTTTGCTTGCGAACGGACGATAAATCAAAATGCAAATCATCGCCACTGGATAGGCGACCGCCCAAACCTCCAGCCATACCCAAAAGAAATTTTGCGCAAAACCTACGCGCACCAAGGTAGTGGCGAAAGTAATACTCAATGACATGAGTCCGCCCATGATGGCGGCAAAAATAAGATTGGGAATATTCATCATCCAATCATAGCGCCTTGACTGCTTAGCTGTTATTCTGATTTGTGATCACTA
Encoded here:
- a CDS encoding DUF2798 domain-containing protein; the encoded protein is MMNIPNLIFAAIMGGLMSLSITFATTLVRVGFAQNFFWVWLEVWAVAYPVAMICILIYRPFASKLTARLVKRIKNEAS